The genomic DNA tctctctctctctctctttctctctccttttctacCGCAAGACTCTGCTTGCAGTTTCAGTGAGATGACGGCCAAAGAGGGCTCCTGTGTGACGTTCAACTTAACTCTGTCCAATATATGGCGACGTGGGTACATTGTTTGGTTGAAGGATGCCATGTGGAATGACACGGCAATGGATTATGACGGCATGATCGTGTACAGCCTCAAACCTGACAAACCCAACGCGAGTGAATTTGAAAACAGAGTGTCTGTAGGTTCCACTTGGGATTTAACGATCTACGAATTGACCATCAGTAACCTGACACTGGAAGATAGCGGAAATTATTCGGTTAGCTTCTACGATATATTTAATCCTCATTATCCAATGATCAGCTCGACAATGAGTCTTGATGTTCAGGGTAAGATCTTTagcagtgatatatatatatatatatatatatgtaggcCCCTTTATGTTCACCATCCAGTAGTTGTCTAATTGTCTACTGTATGAAAAGTATTTGTCTGGTATTGGATTTATGATTTAAGCTGCAGTCGTTACAAAGACGCACAACCGGCAATCCTGAAGAAGCATGCTTCAGTTACCAACAGTGATGTATTTGTAAGGAATCTGTGTACAATATGAATGCTGATAGCTGTTGTCCCTTAACCTGCTACTGGCAAAACTGTCAGCATTGTCCTCATGAGTAGTATGTCAGATGTAGGATTGATGATTTAAATCAGTTTAGAAACATTTAAGATATTCACAGCTCGAAAGCCTGAAGGAACATACTTCAAGGTTACCCACAGTAATGCTTTTGCTTATATTTGCAGATGGCTGCTATGTAATTAAGCTGGTTtcgttttattttgttctgggCTAACTTAAACACAGATATCATCTCATTATCACCATGAGAatctgcatttatgtatttcatgAGGGACTGTGTACAATTAATCACATGCATGTTTTACACATAACTGATATCtgaattacccacaatgctaTCGATCCAGTCTCTGTGCATTTTTCCCATATGCCTTCTTCCGTAGTTTACAGAAAGctttcttctttatttattatttatttatttatttaggatccccattagcaatacacagtgtgcagctaatatcccttgtgttctgcatgatacatttattatgaaaaaatggCAAACTAATCCATTAATATTTGGGTTCTCCTCCTCAGCACCAATGAATGTGCTTGTATCAGGGGTTTAGGATTAGGGTTCTCCTCCACAACGAGCACACTCATGTCTGGGAGACCAGGATTAGGGTTCTCCTGCATAGAACCAAGCACGCTTGGGTCAGAGAAATTGGAGAGTGTTCTCTACATCGATCATGCTTGGGTCAGAGAATGTAGGTTTAGGGTCATGAATGAGATGAAGGAACCAGAAACTATGCTTTGGACCTCAGCAGgcttctgttctgtttgtgttatgAGACATTAAAAGACATTGGCTCACGTGCAAGTCATTTTTGTtgtctgaaatgtctttttccTTAAGATTCGCCCAAAGACACCAAGGCGAAAGTTgtttattatgacatcataaaggaAGGACAGGCAGTCACCTTCTCCTGCCACAGTAAAGGAAACCCCCAGCCCACATTGTCCTGGTTTAAACTGGGCCAAGGTGAAATTGCCAAGGGAGGAGAGTGGAAATTACCCAATGTCAAAATAGAAGATGCCGGGAGTTACTTCTGCCAGGCTAAAAACAAACTTGGCACTGAAAACTCAACAAACGTTATACTTGATGTCACATGTgagtctcattttttttttctgctaaacTCAAATACACTGCCAAGGGAAAATGTTAATCATTCTTGTTTCCTTACATTCTTCTtcactatttattgttttcttttctaatttTGAGGATTTAAAAGTGGGAAAAAATTTGGAAGTCGTATGATGTCATGTCTGTCCAGGGCTGCCCTGTATGTGCCAAAAATGTCATGTCCCTTATGTGACACCCATTGAGTATGACCTCATGTCCCTGTATGTCCCACAAAGTTTTACCTGCTGTCAATTAGTTCCTGAAAAAAGCAGGTGACTGAAAAGCCAAATCTGGTATTTGGTGCTTTTATTGAATATGAGCCACCAAATCCGGGGTGCTCTATAGATCCGGCAGGAAACAAAATGGACTCAGTTTGACAGCGTGTGCTGTGGGTCAACTGAAATCCTACTGTTAGTGTGTAGCTAGTTGTTGATTAAGGCATGCaaccagtttattttgtttattagcaCTAGCCCCTGTAACCAGAGTGGAACAGTGAATATTTACAGTAGTATAGTccaagaaaacatgaaaaaacctTGTAAAAGACGATTGATCAACCGTTGATTAAGTAAGTTCTGATTGATTAAGAACTTATTGACTCAAAAGCATTGATTAAATCCAGTGGAACAGCACATAATGCATCTGTAAGCACCCTGAAACGATCTGAAAATCACCACAGACCAATCTGCATTCTTATTTAGATGCTCCAAAAGAGGTCAGGATAACGGCGAGCAGGACATTGGAGGGGATCTATGAAGGAGCTGCAGTCAGCCTGACCTGCGAGGTCCAGAGCAGCAATCCAAGCGTGCGGTCATACTCCTGGTACAGAGACCACACCGACCTGGGCGAAACTGGCCCAGTGCTCCGTTTCCCGGCCGTACGACCCGAGGACAGAGGCTCTTACCGCTGCCAAGCCTCAAACTCTGCGGGCTCGGGGGATTCCCCGGAGGTTACGATCACCGTTCACTGTGAGTCTGCCGCTGCTGCTCATGTCATGCTCAGTGGAACGGCGGCGACATGGAGACGCGAGAACGCGAGAACACAAGAACACGAGAGTGTTTCGATGTCGAGCGCAGGCCGTCCAGCCCAGGATCGGCCTGTTCATGTCGTCTGCCTAGCCagtatatataaacaaataacgtattccctttttttcccccagatggACCCAGAGGCACAAAGATTAAGGCCAGCTGTTGTGAGAAAGGGGTGAAGGCCGGCGAAAGCCTGACCCTCACCTGCGAGACCGACGCCCGTCCTGAGCCCTACGGCTACACCTGGTTCCGCGTGATTACAGAGCCTGGTGGACAGAGGGGTCCAGGAAGGACCGAGGTTCCCGTGCCTTCTAACGGACGGTCTGATGGGCGAGACCTCAGATTCTGGCAGATCAGTGCAAGCGACGCCGGGGAATACACGTGCCAGGCCAAGAACATCGTCAGCGCTGAAAAATCCAccgctctccgtgtagacgtcctgtgtgagtgctgtatttagagtcccagtgctctccgtgtagacgtcctgtgtgagtgctgtatttagagtcccagtgctctccgtgtagacgtcctgtgtgagtgctgtatttagagtcccagtgctctccgtgtagacgtcctgtgtgagtgctgtatttagagtcccagtgctctctgtgtagacatcctgtgtgagtgctgtatttagactCCCAGTGCTCTCTGTGTAGACGTTATGTAAGTTGATTAACCATTGATTAAGTAAATTCTGATTGATTAAGAACTGATTGACTCAAAAGCGTTGATTAAATCCAGTGGAACAGCACATAATGCATCTGTAAGCACCCTGAAACGATCTGCAAATCACCACAGACCAATCTGTGCTCTTATTTAGACGCTCCAAAAGAGGTCAGGATAACGGCGAGCAGGACATTGGAGGGGATCTATGAAGGAGCTGCAGTCAGCCTGACCTGCGAGGTCCAGAGCAGCAATCCAAGCGAGCGGTCATACTCCTGGTACAGAGACCGCACCGTCCTGGGCGAAACTGGCCCAGTGCTCCGTTTCCCGGCCGTACGACCCGAGG from Anguilla rostrata isolate EN2019 unplaced genomic scaffold, ASM1855537v3 scaf1150, whole genome shotgun sequence includes the following:
- the LOC135247212 gene encoding B-cell receptor CD22-like → MTAKEGSCVTFNLTLSNIWRRGYIVWLKDAMWNDTAMDYDGMIVYSLKPDKPNASEFENRVSVGSTWDLTIYELTISNLTLEDSGNYSVSFYDIFNPHYPMISSTMSLDVQDSPKDTKAKVVYYDIIKEGQAVTFSCHSKGNPQPTLSWFKLGQGEIAKGGEWKLPNVKIEDAGSYFCQAKNKLGTENSTNVILDVTYAPKEVRITASRTLEGIYEGAAVSLTCEVQSSNPSVRSYSWYRDHTDLGETGPVLRFPAVRPEDRGSYRCQASNSAGSGDSPEVTITVHYGPRGTKIKASCCEKGVKAGESLTLTCETDARPEPYGYTWFRVITEPGGQRGPGRTEVPVPSNGRSDGRDLRFWQISASDAGEYTCQAKNIVSAEKSTALRVDVLYAPKEVRITASRTLEGIYEGAAVSLTCEVQSSNPSERSYSWYRDRTVLGETGPVLRFPAVRPEDRGSYRCQGSNSVGLGDSPEVTITVHCEFAAAAHVMLCGLCI